From Actinosynnema mirum DSM 43827, a single genomic window includes:
- a CDS encoding zinc-binding dehydrogenase, which yields MRALVVDHAEDGPIRLAEVAEPEPAPHECLVAVSHIGLNPCDLEHAGRRPGGSVHGRDASGVVVAAAADGSGPAVGSRVAVGRAWGAWAERVAVDARLLAVVPDGVDLADAAALGVAGTTALRVLRTRSVLGREVLVTGASGGVGRFAVQLGALAGARVSALVGAARRVEGLRGLGASWAGVLADLRGEFDLVVDTVGGPQLADVWERVAPGGDLRLVGVASGERTVFGPGELFALGPARTISTFGGELPGVAEELAVLLDLMARGRLSAEVGLRGDWHELRGAAMALFAREVRGKVVLDVF from the coding sequence GTGCGCGCACTGGTGGTCGACCACGCCGAGGACGGGCCGATCCGGTTGGCCGAGGTCGCCGAGCCCGAACCCGCCCCGCACGAGTGCCTGGTCGCCGTCTCGCACATCGGGCTCAACCCGTGCGACCTGGAGCACGCCGGGCGAAGACCGGGCGGTTCGGTCCACGGCCGGGACGCGTCGGGCGTGGTGGTCGCGGCGGCGGCGGACGGGTCGGGGCCCGCGGTGGGCAGCCGGGTCGCGGTGGGGCGGGCGTGGGGCGCGTGGGCGGAGCGGGTCGCGGTGGACGCGCGGCTGCTGGCGGTGGTGCCGGACGGGGTGGACCTGGCGGACGCGGCGGCGCTCGGGGTGGCGGGGACGACGGCGCTGCGGGTGCTGCGGACCCGGTCGGTGCTGGGGCGGGAGGTGCTGGTCACCGGGGCCAGCGGCGGGGTCGGGCGGTTCGCGGTGCAGCTGGGGGCGCTGGCGGGGGCTCGGGTGAGCGCGCTGGTCGGGGCGGCCAGGCGGGTGGAGGGCTTGCGGGGGTTGGGGGCGAGCTGGGCGGGGGTGCTGGCGGACCTGCGCGGGGAGTTCGACCTGGTGGTCGACACGGTGGGCGGGCCGCAGCTGGCCGACGTGTGGGAGCGGGTGGCGCCGGGCGGTGACCTGCGGCTGGTGGGGGTGGCGTCCGGGGAGCGGACGGTGTTCGGGCCCGGCGAGCTGTTCGCGCTGGGGCCCGCGCGGACGATCAGCACGTTCGGCGGGGAGCTGCCGGGGGTGGCCGAGGAGCTGGCGGTGCTGCTGGACCTGATGGCGCGCGGGCGGCTGTCCGCCGAGGTCGGGCTGCGCGGGGACTGGCACGAGCTGCGGGGGGCGGCGATGGCGCTGTTCGCGCGCGAGGTGCGGGGGAAAGTGGTGTTGGACGTGTTCTGA
- a CDS encoding PP2C family protein-serine/threonine phosphatase codes for MALVLNYAARSDRGLVRQNNEDSLYAGPRLLAVADGMGGHAGGEVASKAVIGALAPLDDHRLTGDPIEQLHAAVESGNSAINDLVAANPALASMGTTLTAVLFGGEWVVLLNIGDSRTYRMREGALDQMTKDDSFVQSLVDAGYITQEEAEVHPKRSIVLRVLVGNAQVEPTTHLRRARAGDRFLLCSDGLSDVVDFEAIERAMREGDVATCADTLISLALAGGGPDNVSVIVADVVDDDVPPGVTQPVEVQPTTPTPAQTQLLPVRSQLPVDGEPGPTQEVPLPGQQDAPGPTQVLRVPNGGQPESGGKGKRGEKKRGKGEKVDETGETGEKSGKRWVPIVIAVVIVVAAAVATFALTWPTAP; via the coding sequence ATGGCACTCGTGCTGAACTACGCCGCCCGCAGCGATCGCGGCCTGGTCCGCCAGAACAACGAGGACTCCCTGTACGCGGGTCCCCGCCTGCTGGCGGTCGCGGACGGCATGGGTGGGCACGCGGGGGGCGAGGTCGCCAGCAAGGCCGTGATCGGGGCGCTCGCGCCGCTCGACGACCACCGGCTCACCGGTGACCCGATCGAGCAGCTGCACGCCGCCGTCGAGTCGGGCAACTCGGCCATCAACGACCTGGTCGCGGCCAACCCCGCGCTCGCGTCGATGGGCACCACCCTGACCGCCGTGCTGTTCGGCGGCGAGTGGGTCGTGCTGCTCAACATCGGCGACTCGCGCACCTACCGGATGCGCGAGGGCGCGCTCGACCAGATGACCAAGGACGACAGCTTCGTGCAGTCGCTGGTGGACGCGGGCTACATCACGCAGGAGGAGGCCGAGGTCCACCCGAAGCGCTCCATCGTGCTGCGCGTGCTGGTCGGCAACGCCCAGGTGGAGCCGACCACGCACCTGCGCCGGGCGCGCGCGGGCGACCGGTTCCTGCTGTGCTCGGACGGCCTGTCGGACGTGGTCGACTTCGAGGCCATCGAGCGCGCCATGCGCGAGGGCGACGTGGCGACCTGCGCGGACACCCTGATCAGCCTGGCGCTGGCGGGCGGCGGGCCGGACAACGTGTCGGTGATCGTCGCCGACGTCGTGGACGACGACGTGCCGCCGGGCGTGACGCAGCCCGTGGAGGTGCAGCCGACCACGCCGACCCCGGCGCAGACCCAGCTCCTGCCGGTCCGCTCGCAGCTCCCGGTCGACGGCGAGCCCGGCCCGACGCAGGAGGTGCCGCTGCCGGGGCAGCAGGACGCGCCGGGACCGACGCAGGTGCTGCGGGTGCCGAACGGCGGTCAGCCCGAGAGCGGTGGGAAGGGCAAGAGGGGCGAGAAGAAGCGCGGCAAGGGCGAGAAGGTCGACGAGACCGGTGAGACCGGCGAGAAGTCCGGCAAGCGGTGGGTTCCCATCGTGATCGCCGTGGTGATCGTGGTCGCCGCCGCCGTCGCGACCTTCGCCCTGACCTGGCCGACCGCGCCCTGA
- a CDS encoding PKD domain-containing protein, with translation MKFYSLSWDEGGGEGVTVRWDLGDGTSTTLDRPEHVYARPGLYRVTLTATTRDGRTATVTRPLRVRR, from the coding sequence GTGAAGTTCTACTCGCTGTCCTGGGACGAGGGCGGCGGCGAGGGCGTGACCGTGCGGTGGGACCTGGGTGACGGGACGAGCACGACGCTGGACCGCCCGGAGCACGTGTACGCCAGGCCGGGCCTGTACCGGGTGACGCTGACGGCGACGACCAGGGACGGCCGGACGGCGACGGTCACCAGGCCGTTGCGCGTGCGCCGGTAG
- a CDS encoding NmrA/HSCARG family protein: MTSTLVIGGTGLMGSRVVRALLGTGTVTAFTRDPESARARALRDLGAGAAKGDLDEPGTLRAALEGVDQVFCNTDHFGAGGVLAEHRQGVTALEAAREAGVARFVWSSLDGASALTGGRVRMSHYDAKAGVAAHVHTHRADEAERGEEGWHTRSTSILTTAPYYENFPASLPPERTTLPDGRAGALFRVPLGERGRYPLIALDDIAWFAARMFEDWHGWGARDLAVVADSPTGAEIAATFERVTGIPSAYLPVPLEAMRANGGHDFASMFELFQTRPIADLDRDLPALRRLHPGLMTFEDWLRATGWTGEAA, translated from the coding sequence GTGACGAGCACGCTGGTGATCGGCGGGACCGGGTTGATGGGGTCGAGGGTCGTGCGGGCCCTGCTGGGCACGGGGACGGTGACCGCGTTCACCCGCGACCCGGAATCGGCCAGGGCGCGGGCGCTGCGCGACCTCGGCGCGGGCGCGGCGAAGGGCGACCTGGACGAGCCGGGGACGCTGCGGGCCGCGCTGGAGGGCGTGGACCAGGTGTTCTGCAACACCGACCACTTCGGCGCGGGCGGTGTCCTGGCCGAGCACCGCCAGGGCGTCACCGCGCTGGAGGCGGCGCGGGAGGCGGGGGTGGCGCGCTTCGTCTGGTCCTCTCTGGACGGCGCGTCGGCGCTGACCGGCGGCCGGGTCCGGATGTCCCACTACGACGCGAAGGCGGGCGTGGCCGCGCACGTCCACACCCACCGCGCGGACGAGGCCGAGCGCGGCGAGGAGGGCTGGCACACCCGCAGCACCTCGATCCTGACCACCGCCCCGTACTACGAGAACTTCCCGGCCAGCCTGCCCCCGGAGCGCACCACCCTGCCGGACGGCCGCGCCGGCGCGCTGTTCCGCGTCCCCCTCGGCGAGCGGGGCCGCTACCCGCTGATCGCGCTGGACGACATCGCGTGGTTCGCGGCCAGGATGTTCGAGGACTGGCACGGCTGGGGCGCCCGCGACCTGGCCGTGGTGGCGGACAGCCCCACCGGCGCGGAGATCGCGGCGACCTTCGAGCGCGTCACCGGCATCCCCAGCGCCTACCTGCCGGTGCCGCTGGAGGCCATGCGGGCGAACGGGGGCCACGACTTCGCGTCGATGTTCGAGCTCTTCCAGACCAGGCCGATCGCCGACCTCGACCGCGACCTCCCCGCCCTGCGCCGCCTGCACCCCGGCCTGATGACGTTCGAGGACTGGCTGCGCGCCACGGGCTGGACCGGCGAGGCGGCCTGA
- a CDS encoding LysR family transcriptional regulator: protein MPSATPFPVDLDLRVVRYFVAVAGHGHFGRAAEECLVGQPTLSRQIRGLERRLGVALFRRTPRGAVLTCAGAAFLPHAERLLRVADGAVAAARAAGGPERLVVGYAPGLSVTGAIRSVRERAPGVAVRSVHLGWNDAATALRERRVDAVVARMPLRAERLRVTRLYDEPRMVVLPRWHRLAGRESLALADIRDERLPTTTGSTPECAAHWRLEPRPGGGSAPEGPELESPDDVWDCVAAGEALAVVARDHGRVVPPELTVLPLREEPTTVVVAARQDDERGLVAAFERAAARPLPR from the coding sequence GTGCCCAGCGCCACGCCGTTCCCGGTGGACCTCGACCTGCGGGTGGTCCGGTACTTCGTCGCGGTGGCCGGGCACGGGCACTTCGGGCGGGCGGCCGAGGAGTGCCTGGTCGGGCAGCCGACGTTGAGCAGGCAGATCCGGGGGTTGGAGCGGCGGCTCGGCGTGGCGCTGTTCCGGCGCACGCCGCGCGGCGCGGTGCTCACGTGCGCGGGGGCGGCGTTCCTTCCGCACGCGGAGCGGTTGCTGCGGGTCGCGGACGGGGCGGTCGCCGCCGCTCGGGCCGCCGGGGGACCGGAGCGGCTGGTCGTCGGGTACGCGCCGGGGCTGTCGGTGACCGGGGCCATCCGGTCGGTGCGCGAGCGGGCGCCCGGCGTGGCGGTGCGCAGCGTGCACCTGGGGTGGAACGACGCCGCGACCGCGCTGCGGGAGCGGCGGGTCGACGCGGTCGTCGCGCGGATGCCGCTGCGCGCCGAGCGGCTGCGGGTGACCCGGCTGTACGACGAGCCGCGCATGGTCGTGCTGCCCCGGTGGCACCGGCTCGCCGGGCGGGAGTCGTTGGCGTTGGCGGACATCCGCGACGAGCGGCTGCCCACGACCACCGGCTCGACCCCGGAGTGCGCGGCCCACTGGCGGCTGGAGCCCAGGCCCGGTGGGGGGAGCGCGCCCGAGGGGCCGGAGCTGGAGTCGCCGGACGACGTGTGGGACTGCGTCGCGGCGGGTGAGGCGCTGGCGGTGGTGGCGCGCGACCACGGGCGGGTGGTGCCGCCGGAGCTGACCGTGCTGCCGCTGCGCGAGGAGCCGACGACCGTCGTGGTGGCCGCGCGGCAGGACGACGAGCGGGGGCTGGTCGCGGCGTTCGAGCGGGCCGCCGCGCGCCCCCTCCCCCGGTAG
- a CDS encoding Dabb family protein — MAIYHGIRFSVRPGVTGEAVAAGLAAMRDAARATPAVTSFVVGRDFGGDYDYGAVSVVADLVGYAEMMNHPAHLEVDRAGLPLIERFASFDVSDDPDPELGARIAEIHRSRYAANPDVADLVSDLDDHRGSGAPGGSAS, encoded by the coding sequence ATGGCGATCTACCACGGAATCCGCTTCTCCGTCCGGCCCGGCGTGACCGGGGAGGCCGTCGCTGCCGGGCTCGCGGCGATGCGGGACGCCGCCCGCGCCACCCCGGCCGTCACCTCGTTCGTCGTCGGCCGGGACTTCGGCGGCGACTACGACTACGGGGCCGTCTCCGTCGTGGCGGACCTGGTCGGTTACGCCGAGATGATGAACCACCCGGCGCACCTGGAGGTGGACCGGGCCGGGTTGCCGCTGATCGAGCGGTTCGCGTCGTTCGACGTGAGCGACGACCCCGATCCCGAGCTGGGCGCGCGGATCGCGGAGATCCACCGGAGCCGGTACGCGGCCAACCCGGACGTCGCCGACCTCGTCTCCGACCTCGACGACCACCGGGGCAGCGGCGCGCCCGGCGGGAGCGCGTCGTGA
- a CDS encoding medium chain dehydrogenase/reductase family protein, with product MSGAARVDRAATEVVLPRPVGPDGLETRVRELPAPGVGEALVRMEATGVSFAEQQMRLGRYHDQPSFPFVPGYDVVGVVEAVGPDVGPALVGRRVAAVLKVGGWASRLLVAAGDLVPVPDGIGAAEAEAVLVNGITAWQLLHRAARVRRGGAVVVLGANGGVGSVLVQLARHAGITVIGTASAGHHDAVRALGATPVDYREPGLPDRLRALAPDGVDAVFDHVGGPGLVDSWRLVRGGGTLVNYGSASTKDEKGSVLGAAALFGRLYLWDLLPNGKRALFYDFWAGRRRLADFRARHRADLTEVLSLVANGALAPRVAARVPLSRAGEALALAESRTALGKVVIVADSWGKP from the coding sequence GTGAGCGGGGCCGCGCGGGTGGACCGGGCCGCGACCGAGGTCGTGCTGCCCCGGCCGGTGGGGCCGGACGGGCTGGAGACGCGGGTGCGGGAGCTGCCCGCGCCCGGAGTCGGCGAGGCCCTGGTGCGCATGGAGGCGACCGGGGTGTCGTTCGCCGAGCAGCAGATGCGCCTGGGCCGGTACCACGACCAGCCGTCGTTCCCGTTCGTGCCCGGTTACGACGTGGTGGGCGTGGTCGAGGCGGTGGGGCCGGACGTGGGGCCTGCGCTGGTGGGGCGCAGGGTGGCGGCGGTGCTCAAGGTCGGCGGGTGGGCCAGCCGCCTGCTGGTCGCGGCGGGCGACCTCGTTCCGGTGCCGGACGGGATCGGGGCCGCCGAGGCGGAAGCGGTGCTGGTGAACGGGATCACCGCCTGGCAGCTGCTGCACCGGGCGGCGCGCGTGCGCCGGGGCGGGGCGGTCGTGGTGCTGGGCGCGAACGGCGGGGTCGGGTCGGTCCTGGTGCAGCTGGCCCGGCACGCCGGGATCACCGTGATCGGCACGGCCTCGGCCGGGCACCACGACGCGGTGCGCGCGCTGGGCGCGACCCCCGTCGACTACCGCGAACCCGGCCTGCCGGACCGCCTCCGCGCGCTGGCCCCGGACGGGGTGGACGCGGTGTTCGACCACGTCGGCGGGCCGGGGCTGGTGGACTCGTGGCGGTTGGTGCGCGGGGGCGGCACGCTGGTCAACTACGGTTCGGCGTCCACGAAGGACGAGAAGGGCAGCGTTCTCGGCGCCGCCGCCCTGTTCGGCAGGCTGTACCTGTGGGACCTGCTGCCCAACGGGAAGCGCGCGCTGTTCTACGACTTCTGGGCGGGCAGGCGCAGGCTGGCGGACTTCCGGGCCAGGCACCGGGCCGACCTGACCGAGGTGCTCTCGCTGGTCGCGAACGGCGCGCTGGCGCCACGGGTGGCCGCCCGCGTGCCGCTGAGCCGGGCGGGCGAGGCGCTGGCGCTGGCCGAGTCGCGCACCGCGCTGGGCAAGGTCGTCATCGTCGCGGACTCGTGGGGGAAACCATGA
- a CDS encoding response regulator — MIRVLLVDDQPMVRAGLALVLRSQPDIRVVGERGDGADVVRAAAGCSPDLVCMDVRMPGVDGVEATRRLRASGGPPVCVLTTFDDHDVLWAAVDAGAAGFELKSATPENLIEAVRTVAGGGTWIDGTMLGPVLASYRRFGRPAPANAPGELTGRELDVLRLMARGASNREIAGRLCLAETTVKTHVGAIFGKLGARDRAAAIVFAYDSGIVRPGG, encoded by the coding sequence GTGATCCGCGTGCTGCTCGTGGACGACCAGCCGATGGTGCGGGCCGGACTCGCGCTCGTGCTGCGCAGCCAGCCGGACATCCGCGTCGTCGGCGAGCGCGGCGACGGCGCGGACGTGGTGCGCGCCGCCGCCGGGTGCTCGCCCGACCTGGTGTGCATGGACGTGCGGATGCCCGGCGTCGACGGCGTGGAGGCCACGCGCAGGCTCCGGGCGTCCGGCGGGCCGCCGGTGTGCGTGCTGACCACGTTCGACGACCACGACGTGCTGTGGGCGGCGGTGGACGCGGGCGCGGCGGGGTTCGAGCTGAAGTCCGCCACACCGGAGAACCTGATCGAGGCGGTGCGCACGGTCGCGGGCGGCGGGACCTGGATCGACGGCACGATGCTCGGCCCCGTCCTGGCCTCCTACCGGCGGTTCGGCCGGCCCGCGCCCGCGAACGCCCCAGGGGAGCTGACCGGGCGGGAGCTGGACGTGCTGCGGTTGATGGCGCGCGGCGCGTCGAACCGGGAGATCGCCGGGCGCCTGTGCCTTGCGGAGACCACGGTGAAGACGCACGTGGGCGCGATCTTCGGCAAGCTCGGCGCGCGCGACCGGGCGGCGGCGATCGTGTTCGCCTACGACTCGGGGATCGTGCGGCCCGGCGGTTAG
- a CDS encoding sensor histidine kinase gives MRLLSRGRDVFVSRAAVLGSAFGVLNFAYAHGWGRWVALVMALALVVRVLWRTMPGWVLLAWTAVPTVVGDAAAVTQSAYLVVIIAMAVAASGAVGRVDVVALALCLVSPFFVWALQTNPWHRGIGSWIWSAGLLLGWVLGRLVGEQRGLIVELERTRNELAEAAVAADRQRVARDLHDVVGHSFSVVLLNLAGARMNLAASPAEAEEALRRAETVGREGMAELRQALVLMHRGDGIAAPSGVGEVEELIKVYRDAGMRVEARVDGDVGTIDAAPRIVLHDVLREALTNVAKHAPRPPEAVIRVELDGRHVVVVVESPCAPTAARVSGGMGLSGLEHRVTAVDGEFRASPHHGRWTVRARLPRRLRRTS, from the coding sequence GTGCGGTTGCTGTCGCGCGGCCGGGACGTGTTCGTCAGCAGGGCCGCCGTGCTCGGGAGCGCGTTCGGGGTGCTCAACTTCGCCTACGCGCACGGCTGGGGGCGGTGGGTCGCGCTGGTGATGGCGCTCGCGCTCGTGGTGCGGGTGCTCTGGCGGACGATGCCGGGGTGGGTGCTGCTGGCCTGGACGGCGGTTCCCACGGTGGTCGGGGACGCCGCCGCCGTCACGCAGAGCGCCTACCTGGTGGTGATCATCGCGATGGCCGTCGCCGCGTCCGGGGCGGTGGGGCGGGTGGACGTCGTGGCGCTCGCGCTGTGCCTCGTCTCGCCGTTCTTCGTGTGGGCCCTGCAGACCAACCCGTGGCACCGGGGGATCGGGTCGTGGATCTGGTCGGCCGGATTGCTGCTCGGATGGGTGCTGGGCAGGCTGGTCGGGGAGCAGCGGGGGTTGATCGTCGAGCTGGAGCGCACCCGGAACGAGCTGGCCGAGGCCGCCGTCGCGGCCGATCGGCAGCGGGTCGCGCGCGATCTGCACGACGTCGTCGGGCACAGCTTCAGCGTGGTGCTGCTGAACCTCGCCGGGGCTCGGATGAACCTGGCCGCCTCGCCCGCCGAGGCCGAGGAGGCCTTGCGGCGCGCCGAGACCGTGGGGCGCGAGGGCATGGCGGAGTTGCGGCAGGCGCTCGTGCTGATGCACCGGGGGGACGGGATCGCGGCGCCGTCGGGGGTCGGCGAGGTCGAGGAGCTGATCAAGGTCTACCGGGACGCGGGGATGCGGGTCGAGGCGCGGGTGGACGGGGACGTGGGGACCATCGACGCGGCCCCGCGCATCGTGCTGCACGACGTGCTGCGCGAGGCGCTCACCAACGTCGCCAAGCACGCCCCGCGACCGCCCGAAGCGGTGATCCGGGTGGAGCTGGACGGGCGCCACGTCGTCGTGGTGGTGGAAAGCCCTTGCGCGCCAACAGCTGCGCGCGTGAGCGGCGGCATGGGGTTGTCGGGGCTGGAACACCGGGTCACCGCCGTCGACGGCGAGTTCCGCGCCTCGCCGCACCACGGCCGCTGGACCGTGCGCGCCCGCCTGCCCCGCCGGTTGAGGAGGACCTCGTGA
- a CDS encoding flavin monoamine oxidase family protein, which yields MNTQAENSKNGLSRRKLLAAGGLALATGGVTAAVGRTGSASASDVDAGAATTYDAIVVGAGFAGAVAARELGARGVSTLVLEARDRIGGRTWTDTFEGEVVEMGGQFVDSSMPLVTAELERYGVLAAASLPLDHAVAPTPDGFAPMPLGDYATRQGGLLARLFEGAETYFPRPNDPMYRRDLVTPLDALTLRDRIGQLNLSRADELLLNGVTAGQSGGSSGFGALTSLAQWWALVGWNAQNWYQAQSHRVGPGMRTLLEAILAESGADLKLRAPVASVTDTGSRVRVVTTTGTAYTARAVVVAVPVNLWPTIAFSPTLPQVHRAAGAEGVGVPNVRKMWMLVEGVPDAVLATGAEGDPFTTVLSHSRVGADRQIMMGLNTLPALDLGSRAAVERELRRMLPGATLVRYRAHDWGADPYARGGWALRKPKQLTNQLPAIQRPHGRVAFATSDIASGWVGFVEGAIESGANAGKQAVGLAGG from the coding sequence GTGAACACGCAGGCAGAAAACTCGAAGAACGGCTTATCCCGCCGCAAGCTGCTGGCCGCGGGCGGGCTCGCGCTGGCCACGGGCGGCGTGACCGCCGCGGTCGGGCGCACCGGGTCCGCGTCCGCCTCGGACGTGGACGCGGGCGCGGCCACGACCTACGACGCGATCGTCGTGGGCGCGGGGTTCGCGGGCGCGGTCGCCGCGCGGGAGCTGGGGGCGCGCGGGGTGAGCACGCTCGTGCTGGAGGCACGCGACCGGATCGGCGGGCGCACCTGGACCGACACCTTCGAGGGCGAGGTGGTCGAGATGGGCGGCCAGTTCGTGGACTCCTCGATGCCGCTGGTCACCGCCGAGCTGGAGCGCTACGGCGTCCTCGCCGCGGCGAGCCTGCCGCTCGACCACGCGGTGGCGCCCACGCCCGACGGGTTCGCCCCGATGCCGCTGGGCGACTACGCGACCCGGCAGGGCGGCCTGCTGGCCAGGCTGTTCGAGGGGGCGGAGACCTACTTCCCCAGACCCAACGACCCGATGTACCGCAGAGACCTGGTCACCCCGCTGGACGCGCTGACGCTGCGCGACCGCATCGGCCAGCTGAACCTGAGCCGGGCCGACGAGCTGCTGCTGAACGGGGTCACGGCGGGGCAGTCCGGAGGTTCGAGCGGGTTCGGCGCGCTGACCTCGCTGGCGCAGTGGTGGGCGCTGGTCGGCTGGAACGCGCAGAACTGGTACCAGGCGCAGAGCCACCGGGTCGGGCCGGGGATGCGGACGCTCCTGGAGGCGATCCTCGCCGAGTCGGGGGCGGACCTGAAGCTGCGCGCGCCGGTCGCCTCGGTCACCGACACCGGTTCCAGGGTCAGGGTGGTCACGACGACGGGGACGGCCTACACGGCCCGCGCGGTGGTGGTGGCCGTGCCGGTGAACCTGTGGCCGACGATCGCGTTCTCCCCGACGCTCCCCCAGGTGCACCGGGCGGCGGGCGCCGAGGGCGTCGGCGTGCCGAACGTGCGCAAGATGTGGATGCTGGTGGAGGGCGTCCCGGACGCGGTGCTGGCCACGGGCGCGGAGGGCGACCCGTTCACGACCGTCCTGTCGCACAGCAGGGTCGGCGCGGACCGGCAGATCATGATGGGGCTGAACACGCTGCCCGCGCTGGACCTGGGCAGCCGGGCGGCCGTCGAGCGGGAGCTGCGGAGGATGCTGCCCGGCGCGACGCTGGTCCGCTACCGGGCGCACGACTGGGGCGCGGACCCCTACGCGCGGGGCGGGTGGGCGCTGCGCAAGCCCAAGCAGCTGACCAACCAGCTCCCGGCGATCCAGCGGCCACACGGGCGGGTGGCGTTCGCCACCAGCGACATCGCCAGCGGCTGGGTCGGGTTCGTCGAGGGGGCCATCGAGTCCGGGGCGAACGCGGGCAAGCAGGCCGTCGGGCTGGCCGGGGGCTGA